The following coding sequences are from one Procambarus clarkii isolate CNS0578487 chromosome 86, FALCON_Pclarkii_2.0, whole genome shotgun sequence window:
- the LOC138358779 gene encoding gastrula zinc finger protein XlCGF57.1-like, whose product MEAHLCPECGKGFSQLGYMNRHMLVHSGDQPHQCPECGKRFSLLHNMKRHLMVHTDARPFECAECGKRFRERGTLIKHMVVHSGDKPHECPECGKRFSQLRNMKRHRMMLLMNQASTKEAVSIEDKCTL is encoded by the exons ATGGAAGCTCAcctgtgtccagagtgtgggaagggattcagtcagcttggatatatgaacaggcacatgttagtacattccgGTGATCAACCTCaccaatgtccagagtgtgggaagagattcagtcttcTCCATAACATGAAGAGGCACTTGATGGTGCATACGGATGCAAGACCCTTTgagtgtgccgagtgtggcaaaagatttagagaacgtggaactttaATAAAGCACATGgtggtgcattcaggtgataaacctcacgagtgtccagagtgtgggaagagatttagtcAACTTAGAAATATGAAGAGGCATAGGATG ATGCTTCTCATGAACCAAGCAAGCACTAAGGAAGCTGTTAGTATAGAAGATAAGTGCACCTTGTAG